A region of Anolis carolinensis isolate JA03-04 unplaced genomic scaffold, rAnoCar3.1.pri scaffold_7, whole genome shotgun sequence DNA encodes the following proteins:
- the liat1 gene encoding protein LIAT1 — translation METRPTARGRGKGAGLRRWRRDPERRRCLSLNGKDGPLIQNGGRWAVGEGDNVFGGLPEAQHQPHMKEQEASRKSDFSEGEEPKNHKPPTNPGKKKTRKKKGKKKASRDHGKHPGVPQDDATKAIPGQRTGNPLLASTSASSVLTQGDSEATNESLRWDGILEDPVAEEERLWKYRLNRRKRYGEYIQQNLPPEPSFALRNLPQLCKVAQKSQEHTVCKSKSSTSASNGQQKPNETEF, via the exons ATGGAGACGCGTCCAACTGCgcgagggagggggaaaggggcggggcttcgGCGCTGGCGGAGGGATCCGGAGAGGAGGCGCTGCCTGTCACTCAATGGGAAGGATGGGCCGTTAATCCAAAATGGCGGGCGGTGGGCAGTTGGGGAAGGGGACAACGTCTTTGGGGGGCTTCCTGAG GCTCAACACCAGCCGCACATGAAGGAACAGGAAGCCAGCAGAAAATCTGATTTTTCTGAGGGCGAGGAGCCCAAAAATCATAAGCCCCCAACAAACCCAGGCAAGAAGAAaacaaggaagaagaaagggaaaaagaaagccagccggGATCATG GAAAGCATCCCGGCGTGCCACAAGATGATGCCACGAAAGCCATTCCAGGGCAAAGAACAGGAAACCCCCTCCTTGCCTCCACTTCGGCCTCTTCGGTTTTGACTCAAGGCGATTCCGAAGCGACCAACGAAAGTCTCCGCTGGGATGGGATCCTGGAGGACCCTGTTGCTGAAGAGGAGAGGCTGTGGAAATACAGGCTGAACAGGAGGAAGCGCTATGGGGAATACATCCAGCAGAACCTACCGCCAGAGCCATCCTTCGCCCTCAGGAATTTGCCTCAGCTTTGTAAAGTTGCACAAAAGAGCCAGGAGCATACCGTATGCAAGAGCAAGTCCTCTACAAGTGCTTCCAACGGGCAGCAAAAGCCAAATGAAACTGAGTTCTAG